A window from Cryptomeria japonica chromosome 1, Sugi_1.0, whole genome shotgun sequence encodes these proteins:
- the LOC131028781 gene encoding alpha-amylase — protein MGKMGGELLATVILLGFIIHASTQAPPGGGGGGNNNPDPLDIVFFQGFNWESWKSGSWYNVLEGAAKEIAGAGITDVWFPPPSQSVGPQGYLPGKLYDLDESKYGTSSELRQAVQAFHQNGVGCVCDIVINHRTGSKQDDKGNWCIFEGGTDDDRLDWGAWAIPVNDKPYSCGTGNADTGKDYEAAPDVDHTNPRVQSELSEWMKWLMSDIGFDGWRFDFARGYAGNFLSMYIQNTTPSFAVGEVWDTLNFGNGGENAHRQGLVDWVHSTADSSAAFDFTTKGILQLAVQNNELWRLRDSNGKPSGMIGVLPEKAITFIDNHDTGSTQNLWPFPPDKLMQGYAYILTHPGVPTIFYDHFQDTNLKGGIKQLIEIRKRNQIKANSACTIITAESDLYMANIEDKVIMKIGARYDVGKYLPSKDFQLTASGNDYVVWERKT, from the exons ATGGGCAAGATGGGAGGTGAATTATTAGCCACGGTCATATTATTAGGGTTCATCATTCATGCCTCGACCCAGGCACCACCAGGGGGAGGAGGAGGCGGCAACAACAACCCTGATCCTCTGGATATTGTCTTTTTTCAG GGGTTCAATTGGGAATCATGGAAGAGCGGTTCCTGGTACAACGTACTGGAAGGGGCTGCGAAAGAGATCGCAGGGGCCGGTATAACAGATGTCTGGTTTCCCCCACCTTCTCAGTCTGTAGGTCCACAAG GTTATCTGCCGGGGAAGCTGTACGACCTGGACGAATCCAAGTATGGAACTTCCTCTGAGCTGCGGCAGGCGGTTCAGGCGTTCCACCAGAACGGAGTGGGGTGTGTGTGCGACATAGTCATCAATCACCGGACGGGCTCAAAGCAGGACGACAAAGGGAACTGGTGTATTTTCGAAGGAGGAACAGATGACGACCGCCTCGACTGGGGCGCCTGGGCCATTCCCGTCAACGACAAGCCCTACTCATGCGGCACGGGCAATGCGGACACTGGAAAAGACTACGAGGCTGCCCCTGACGTCGATCACACAAACCCGCGTGTGCAGAGCGAGTTGTCCGAGTGGATGAAGTGGCTCATGTCCGATATTGGCTTTGACGGCTGGAGGTTCGACTTCGCCAGAGGATACGCCGGGAATTTCCTGTCTATGTACATCCAAAACACCACACCTTCTTTCGCTGTGGGAGAGGTGTGGGACACACTTAATTTTGGAAACGGAGGAGAGAATGCTCATCGGCAGGGCCTGGTCGATTGGGTTCACTCCACCGCCGATAGTTCTGCCGCTTTCGACTTTACTACCAAAGGAATTCTGCAGCTTGCTGTGCAGAACAACGAGCTCTGGCGTTTAAGGGACTCCAACGGCAAACCCTCTGGCATGATCGGCGTCTTGCCCGAAAAGGCCATCACCTTCATTGACAACCACGACACGGGCTCTACGCAGAACTTATGGCCATTTCCTCCTGATAAACTTATGCAAGGATATGCCTATATTCTCACTCACCCCGGAGTGCCCACCATT TTTTATGATCATTTTCAGGACACGAACTTGAAGGGGGGCATCAAACAGCTGATTGAAATACGAAAGAGAAACCAAATCAAGGCCAACAGTGCTTGTACCATCATAACCGCAGAGTCCGACTTGTACATGGCCAACATCGAGGATAAGGTTATCATGAAAATCGGAGCCAGATATGATGTGGGAAAGTACCTCCCCTCAAAAGATTTCCAACTCACCGCATCGGGAAACGACTATGTTGTCTGGGAAAGAAAGACTTAA